From Ramlibacter agri, a single genomic window includes:
- the rpsU gene encoding 30S ribosomal protein S21, whose amino-acid sequence MTTIRVKENEPFDVALRRFKRTIEKLGLLTELRAREFYEKPTAERKRKKAAAVKRHFKRVRSMQLPKKLY is encoded by the coding sequence ATGACGACCATTCGTGTCAAGGAAAACGAGCCGTTTGACGTGGCGCTGCGCCGCTTCAAGCGCACCATCGAAAAGCTGGGCCTGCTGACCGAGCTGCGCGCCCGCGAGTTCTACGAGAAGCCCACCGCCGAGCGCAAGCGCAAGAAGGCTGCCGCCGTCAAGCGCCACTTCAAGCGCGTGCGCAGCATGCAGCTGCCGAAGAAGCTCTACTGA
- a CDS encoding GatB/YqeY domain-containing protein: MTLKERITEDMKAAMRAKDSEKLGAIRMLTAAIKQKEVDERVELDDAAVVAIVDKLLKQRKDSIDAFQKAARQDLADKEQAEVVVLQAYLPARLSADEIAAEVKAIVAELGASGPGDMGKVMGAVKQRLAGKADMGQVSAAVKAALAP, encoded by the coding sequence ATGACGCTCAAGGAACGCATCACCGAGGACATGAAGGCCGCCATGCGCGCCAAGGACAGCGAGAAGCTGGGCGCCATCCGCATGCTGACCGCCGCCATCAAGCAGAAGGAAGTGGACGAGCGGGTGGAGCTGGACGACGCCGCCGTGGTCGCCATCGTCGACAAGCTGCTGAAGCAGCGCAAGGACAGCATCGACGCCTTCCAGAAGGCGGCCCGCCAGGACCTGGCGGACAAGGAGCAGGCCGAAGTGGTGGTGCTGCAGGCCTACCTGCCCGCGCGCCTGTCGGCCGACGAGATCGCCGCCGAAGTGAAGGCCATCGTCGCCGAACTGGGCGCCTCCGGACCCGGCGACATGGGCAAGGTGATGGGCGCGGTGAAGCAGCGCCTGGCCGGCAAGGCCGACATGGGCCAGGTGAGCGCGGCGGTCAAGGCGGCGCTGGCCCCCTGA